A single region of the Neodiprion pinetum isolate iyNeoPine1 chromosome 5, iyNeoPine1.2, whole genome shotgun sequence genome encodes:
- the LOC124220169 gene encoding myb-like protein Q yields MSGAPARGPEAQRPRRPHHKRHRSVPDPSEPPDPEEPEEKRPKVNPIFLWASQREQRIVEVRCEDYDKRNRIKLTKTAQGWRSIPRTTVTPTIMPSTSGTAANSRRHRHHHRGHRHHHHHHHHHHRRKSRERTSTEDEEVLRRRHLLLQPRVVLQQLRLPQVTAASADQEDPRREHMLGLLDATAASPAIAAMAADTPTADLPDSPNHPHDEQVQAVASAPLPSTSPSAGTNDTQHRRRPPRSQSEDTRAEQREDTSWSRTNLGSPARILNALRNTPGLSVSIAGNPANTSNNAENSPPPGSPGHRKPGRPPPGLLVAMPAGTGESKAPHNVPALMSGLSISIPSYRYRPRSRGIPSCVRKVDLDSPCAGYNPKVEPEDLDDSRSQGTVVQASPQPSGIPCSPAAGGRPASAYLERLLPSPPCSVSCSEDARNDLTLKGILASPSQHHRQTSTSHLQLQMETNNNNDNNHDYGPVSLEFDSPSDPASELRELLRVSGHLIPDPLLVPRDVLPALAAAPANEIPRLLASRPELRLPQALTRPELLRDPDLLVISLAHLQHVLDYSDGPVPADRQDDETRPKLTCKPIGTLMPAPIDLSANRPRHTTNGGSYPLLRVRTTGLLKQESEVTSTAASPEDSQFWHPLFSSQKRHLHHLNQHHYHYEQQQQRQVYIQQAENQRQQHHQLPQQQQQQQQQQQQQPQHTQQQNHGSWHRATIAS; encoded by the exons ATGAGCGGGGCCCCTGCGAGGGGCCCGGAGGCCCAGCGTCCGCGACGCCCGCACCACAAACGTCACCGTAGCGTCCCGGACCCATCGGAGCCACCGGACCCCGAAGAACCGGAGGAAAAACGGCCCAAGGTGAACCCGATATTCCTCTGGGCTTCGCAGCGGGAACAGAGGATAGTCGAGGTCCGGTGCGAGGACTACGACAAACGGAACAGGATAAAGCTGACCAAAACGGCCCAAGGGTGGCGCTCGATACCCCGGACCACCGTAACTCCAACGATTATGCCGTCGACCAGTGGGACTGCCGCCAACTCGCGGAGGCACCGCCACCATCACCGGGGACATCgacaccatcatcatcatcatcaccatcaccatcgTCGCAAGTCGCGGGAACGAACGTCGACCGAGGACGAGGAAGTCCTGCGACGAAGACACCTTCTCCTTCAGCCACGAGTCGTTCTCCAGCAGCTACGACTCCCCCAGGTTACCGCTGCATCGGCTGACCAGGAAGACCCAAGAAGGGAACACATGCTTGGGCTGCTCGACGCCACCGCCGCATCTCCGGCCATCGCAGCTATGGCTGCCGACACTCCAACCGCTGACTTACCCGACTCTCCGAACCATCCCCACGACGAGCAAGTTCAAGCGGTGGCTAGTGCACCGTTACCCTCAACGTCACCCTCTGCGGGGACTAACGACACTCAGCATCGACGGCGACCCCCACGATCGCAGAGCGAAGATACGAGGGCGGAACAACGCGAGGATACCAGCTGGTCGAGGACCAACCTTGGCTCACCGGCGAGGATACTGAACGCTCTGAGGAACACGCCTGGACTGTCGGTCTCGATTGCAGGCAACCCAGCGAATACCTCTAACAATGCCGAAAATTCGCCTCCACCTGGCTCCCCGGGGCACCGAAAACCCGGACGACCACCACCCGGATTGTTGGTAGCGATGCCGGCTGGTACCGGTGAGAGTAAAGCACCCCATAACGTTCCAGCGCTGATGTCCGGTCTGTCCATCAGCATTCCGAGCTACCGGTACCGGCCGCGAAGCAGAGGGATACCATCCTGCGTGAGGAAAGTCGATCTCGATTCGCCCTGCGCCGGATATAACCCGAAGGTCGAACCGGAGGACCTCGACGATTCAAGGTCCCAGGGTACCGTGGTCCAAGCCTCTCCGCAGCCCAGTGGAATACCTTGTTCACCGGCCGCAGGTGGAAGGCCAGCCTCGGCATACTTGGAACGGCTGCTGCCCAGTCCACCTTGTTCCGTATCGTGTTCGGAGGACGCGCGGAATGACCTAACCCTGAAGGGTATACTCGCGTCGCCGAGTCAGCACCATCGGCAGACATCGACGTCCCATCTGCAGCTCCAGATGGAGacgaacaacaacaacgacaataACCACGACTACGGTCCCGTTTCCCTGGAATTCGATTCACCAAGTGACCCGGCATCCGAGCTACGTGAACTCCTCAGGGTATCCGGTCACCTCATACCTGACCCGCTCCTCGTCCCCAGGGACGTTCTTCCCGCGCTGGCCGCCGCTCCAGCCAATGAAATTCCTCGACTACTTGCCTCCCGACCGGAACTCAGGCTTCCGCAGGCCTTGACCAGGCCGGAACTACTCAGGGATCCGGATCTCTTGGTCATTTCTCTGGCGCATCTGCAGCACGTACTCGACTACAGCGACGGACCGGTACCGGCTGATCGACAAGACGATGAAACAAGGCCGAAACTGACCTGCAAGCCGATCGGCACCCTGATGCCAGCCCCCATCGATCTTTCGGCAAATCGTCCCAGACATACGACCAACGGTGGGTCGTATCCGCTGCTAAGGGTCCGTACCACCGGGCTACTGAAACAGGAATCGGAAGTCACCTCCACCGCCGCATCGCCTGAGGACTCGCAATTTTGGCATCCTTTGTTCAGCAG TCAAAAAAGGCACCTGCATCACCTTAACCAGCATCACTATCACTAcgagcaacagcagcagcgtCAGGTCTATATTCAACAAGCCGAAAATCAGCGACAACAGCACCATCAGCTgccgcagcagcagcaacagcaacaacagcagcaacagcaacagccgCAGCATACACAGCAGCAGAATCATGGATCGTGGCACAGAGCCACGATAGCGTCATGA
- the LOC124219177 gene encoding AT-rich interactive domain-containing protein 4B isoform X3: protein MAEITKTTDSASSLANGCPTDNTPDSTPPSIGVKTNSGDLNSRKVEENDEEEEEEEEGEEEEEEEDDEEEEEEEEEEGEKKKRGTEDEETGRESPSKNETACSSKQLEIITALDEKSESPRTVDAKSNSRKTEPEIEEVKNRLSPVIAEPPKPELVEETSKPDDSRDCKNAEVLEDAEELELDPPETTSNEKEVVADGTTRVVEPEEKTDEEREPDKTQGGKSSTDIGDEVPRVSKESDDRKEEEVEDDEEEEMAEEDDEEEDEDDEDEEDDDENENEQLELGIVGPPTAVSELINEEELRCGESVLVPEGNDGQPENVQDHVAEWVQNSANSKIDELTIEGEDEDETENDNDNDRLEIDAEDEDLGTSTNAKESHEKTVEPSATRKSKRVVSNIIKRSIKCLNKMHAMDTSGIGKGGAGSEKVAKKGEKIVQGKREKTTPVNSKSLVKEQRKNAGLGVVNAESTATALPISHQRNHRDRKNHQNHTNHRRNGGEPPADPARNYGVKKEPTSEPETDLEHERDALPELRKRSGSNNTTKNLKSERLSKKRRSTDEIMQNSNGSSKRACLEQREELISSIVGGDKITTEELAVRAEQLRAELQALDQLARDKEKEWNEILSMRKLKEEAYLRIERRRQVVGFMEGNSCQLNESSSVLPTGSISLEQEWDNAKEKSNSTEATLSDKSTSRPQVTSKQNENGQKESSDGGQNSENRQIGEGRQGPMVDVRTIIADYRLRHPETVPRRSRRMRNSVNVGLGAGGAVVETTQIGADSRPSSTDSCKSSSNPTDPSNSMSFKDVLVQFAKLSQQQGEAVKTPQNYPDVTLHPVLPTPAPPQAATVQQSGSLLHGILTKTQTVRPTTFSPTLARLLTAPERERCNPVATSTPQQQTATTQHLLQAYQGTNPVSISDLLSSSKEDVEEETTVIEERSRSTNARDDSPPRCQGCQDRAAQFVCAGCGNQWYCSRECQVSAWDEHSEVCSGCESKNKKERKKRKKKKMNRK from the exons ATGGCGGAGATTACAAAGACGACAGATTCAGCGTCGTCACTCGCTAACGGCTGTCCGACTGATAACACCCCCGATTCCACACCGCCTTCGATCGGTGTAAAAACCAACAGCGGTGATCTAAACTCTCGCAAAGTTGAAGAGaatgatgaagaagaagaagaagaagaggaaggagaagaagaagaagaagaagaagatgacgaagaagaagaagaagaagaagaagaagaaggagaaaaaaaaaaaagagggacGGAGGATGAAGAAACGGGAAGAGAATCTCCGTCGAAAAATGAGACAGCGTGCAGCAGCAAGCAGCTCGAGATAATAACCGCGTTAGATGAAAAATCCGAGAGTCCTCGAACAGTCGATGCAAAGTCGAATTCGCGGAAGACGGAACCGGAAATTGAGGAAGTGAAAAACCGCCTATCGCCGGTGATAGCGGAACCGCCGAAGCCGGAACTGGTCGAAGAAACTTCGAAACCGGACGATTCTAGAGACTGCAAGAACGCGGAAGTCCTCGAGGATGCAGAGGAGCTCGAATTAGATCCTCCCGAGACGACGTCTAACGAGAAGGAGGTCGTTGCGGACGGAACGACGCGGGTTGTCGAACCGGAAGAAAAAACTGACGAGGAAAGAGAACCTGATAAAACACAGGGGGGGAAATCAAGTACGGATATCGGCGATGAGGTGCCGCGTGTGAGTAAAGAGAGCGACGATCGGAAAGAGGAGGAAGTCGAggacgacgaggaggaggaaatGGCCGAGGAGgatgacgaggaggaggacgaggacgacgaggaTGAGGAAGACGATGACGAGAACGAGAACGAACAACTCGAGCTTGGAATTGTAGGTCCGCCAACGGCTGTAAGCGAGTTGATAAACGAGGAGGAACTGCGATGCGGTGAGTCCGTATTGGTCCCCGAAGGTAACGACGGCCAACCGGAAAATGTTCAGGATCACGTAGCCGAGTGGGTTCAGAATTCGGCGAACAGTAAAATCGACGAGCTTACGATCGAGggggaggacgaggacgagacTGAGaacgataacgataacgataGGCTGGAGATCGACGCCGAGGATGAGGACCTTGGTACCTCCACCAACGCCAAGGAGAGCCATGAGAAAACGGTCGAACCATCCGCTACCAGAAAGTCGAAGAGAGTCGTCAGCAACATCATAAAAAGGAGCATCAAGTG TCTCAATAAAATGCACGCCATGGATACGTCTGGGATCGGCAAAGGTGGCGCGGGAAGTGAGAAGGTGGCTAAGAAGGGTGAGAAAATCGTTCAGGGTAAACGAGAGAAGACAACGCCGGTGAATAGCAAAAGTTTGGTGAAAGAACAGCGGAAGAACGCGGGCTTAGGGGTCGTTAACGCCGAATCTACGGCGACGGCTCTACCGATTTCGCATCAGAGGAATCATCGCGATCGTAAAAATCATCAGAATCATACGAATCATCGTAGAAACGGCGGCGAACCACCCGCGGATCCAGCAAGGAACTACGGCGTGAAAAAAGAGCCGACATCGGAACCGGAAACCGACCTGGAACATGAGAGGGACGCCCTACCGGAGCTTAGAAAACGTAGCGGTTCCAATAATACGACGAAGAATCTCAAGTCAGAAAGGTTGTCGAAAAAACGACGGTCCACCGATGAGATTATGCAAAATTCTAACGGTAGTTCGAAACGCGCCTGCCTTGAACAGAGGGAGGAACTCATTTCGTCTATCGTCGGTGGTGATAAAATTACAACCGAGGAACTCGCCGTCAGGGCCGAACAGCTGCGCGCTGAGTTAcag GCATTAGACCAGCTGGCACGTGACAAGGAGAAGGAATGGAACGAGATTCTCAGCATGAGAAAGTTGAAGGAAGAGGCCTATCTGAGGATCGAACGAAGGCGGCAGGTCGTCGGTTTTATGGAAGGTAACAGTTGCCAGCTTAACGAGTCCTCGTCCGTACTACCGACTGGGAGTATTTCGCTGGAACAGGAGTGGGACAACGCGAAAGAGAAAAGTAACTCGACTGAGGCGACCTTAAGCGACAAGAGTACATCGAGGCCGCAG GTGACCTCTAAGCAAAATGAAAACGGACAGAAGGAATCCTCGGACGGCGGGCAAAATTCGGAGAACAGGCAAATCGGGGAAGGTCGACAGGGTCCCATGGTCGACGTGCGAACAATCATCGCCGATTACAGGCTTCGGCATCCCGAAACTGTGCCTCGAAG AAGTAGGCGAATGAGAAATTCTGTTAATGTCGGTTTGGGCGCCGGAGGTGCGGTCGTCGAAACGACCCAGATTGGAGCCGATTCTCGACCTTCGAGCACGGATTCCTGCAAGAGCAGCTCAAATCCAACTGACCCTAGCAATTCTATGAGCTTTAAAGACGTTCTTGTACAGTTTGCGAAGCTAAGCCAGCAGCAAG GGGAAGCGGTGAAAACGCCACAGAATTATCCGGACGTAACACTTCATCCTGTATTACCGACTCCGGCTCCGCCTCAAGCGGCTACGGTACAGCAATCCGGGTCTTTGCTTCACGGTATTTTGACTAAAACCCAAACTGTACGGCCAACGACGTTCTCGCCAACGTTGGCGAGGCTATTGACCGCACCCGAAAGAGAGAGATGCAACCCCGTAGCCACATCCACACCCCAACAGCAGACCGCTACTACGCAGCATTTACTACAGGCCTACCAGGGGACCAATCCCGTTTCCATCAGCGACCTTTTATCTTCCTCCAAA